From a single Chitinophaga sp. Cy-1792 genomic region:
- a CDS encoding GNAT family N-acetyltransferase — MQNVDPHIAATWLKGWCLAKGARPPVKIKDGYRVDLGWADQHSRYLFPRITPALHELAAAIHKPFVHLKVCDAPEKVTAALPGEWRILSLGYMMELHGQMASAKFHLPEGFVIEKLSSATVPAIRILTLEGEEAASGRVAIIDNFAVYDSIAVSPAYRRKGLGSILMHYLQHMANDNNTDYGLLVATDDGKALYETLGWKLISLYTTAHIPFQG, encoded by the coding sequence ATGCAAAACGTTGATCCACATATCGCCGCAACCTGGTTGAAGGGATGGTGCCTCGCAAAAGGCGCCCGCCCGCCGGTAAAAATCAAAGATGGTTATCGTGTTGACCTCGGCTGGGCCGATCAGCATTCCAGGTACCTCTTTCCCCGCATTACCCCCGCATTACATGAGCTGGCAGCAGCTATACATAAACCCTTTGTACACCTTAAGGTATGTGACGCACCTGAAAAGGTTACTGCCGCCCTTCCGGGTGAATGGCGCATATTATCTTTAGGTTATATGATGGAATTACATGGGCAGATGGCCAGCGCGAAATTCCACCTCCCGGAAGGTTTTGTAATAGAAAAATTAAGCTCTGCCACGGTGCCGGCTATACGTATACTGACATTGGAAGGAGAAGAAGCCGCCTCCGGACGCGTTGCCATCATTGATAATTTTGCTGTCTACGACAGCATTGCTGTATCGCCGGCCTACCGGCGTAAAGGACTGGGTAGTATCCTGATGCATTACCTCCAGCATATGGCCAACGACAATAACACCGATTACGGTTTGCTCGTTGCCACAGACGATGGTAAAGCGCTCTATGAAACCCTTGGATGGAAACTCATTTCTCTGTACACTACCGCGCATATTCCATTCCAGGGCTAA
- a CDS encoding TolC family protein, giving the protein MLHLRVLALLSLPFFAAQAVAQSNLSLQQTVRTARSSNPVLKTEILNTSAARADIITAGLRPNPQLNNQTLQLANDKYFAPDTKFGSAHNRQVWWQLTKQFQFSGQRKYRLEVAGENLNITEKTYADTERNILSSTANKWLDVWFNKVNLLLVQDAKINLDSLVQTQEIRLKNQVISNSDLLRTQLLQEQYVLQLKTAEQDYKNELQHLKLLTGIKDSISVDENDPVVNPQLIQELDSLVSESVHQRPDMQVAQNAISAAKSNIRLQRAMAVPAPELGFIWNPQNTVPYFGIYGTIDLPFFNRNQGEVKKSRILLQQTELSYDALKKQVETEVATSYRTYQVNAGTVEKYHGILSKAEQVLTAVRYSYTRGGTTIIDFLDAQRTWFDTQKMYNEALYNYRKSYLQLLTVTGLINQL; this is encoded by the coding sequence ATGCTTCATCTACGCGTTTTAGCCTTACTGAGCCTGCCCTTTTTTGCAGCGCAGGCTGTCGCACAATCAAACCTGAGCCTTCAACAAACTGTTCGCACTGCCCGTAGCAGTAATCCTGTGCTGAAAACAGAAATACTGAATACCAGTGCTGCCAGAGCTGATATCATCACCGCCGGCCTCCGGCCCAACCCGCAACTGAATAACCAAACGCTGCAACTTGCCAACGACAAGTACTTTGCACCGGATACAAAATTCGGTAGCGCTCACAACAGGCAGGTCTGGTGGCAGCTTACCAAACAATTCCAGTTTTCCGGACAAAGGAAATACCGCCTGGAAGTGGCCGGAGAAAATTTAAACATTACCGAAAAAACCTACGCTGATACAGAAAGAAACATCCTCAGCTCCACGGCTAATAAATGGCTGGATGTATGGTTCAATAAGGTGAATCTGCTCCTGGTGCAGGATGCAAAAATCAACCTGGATAGCCTCGTGCAAACGCAGGAAATCCGGCTCAAAAACCAGGTGATCAGTAACAGCGACCTGCTTCGTACACAGCTGCTACAGGAACAATACGTCCTCCAGCTGAAAACTGCCGAGCAGGATTATAAAAACGAACTCCAGCACCTGAAACTGCTGACAGGTATCAAAGACAGTATCTCTGTTGATGAAAACGACCCCGTTGTAAATCCTCAGCTGATACAGGAACTCGATAGCCTGGTCAGCGAATCTGTTCATCAGCGCCCGGATATGCAGGTGGCACAGAATGCCATTTCCGCCGCGAAGAGCAATATCAGGCTGCAAAGGGCCATGGCAGTGCCGGCGCCCGAGCTGGGCTTCATCTGGAACCCACAGAATACAGTGCCTTATTTCGGTATATATGGAACAATAGACCTGCCCTTCTTCAACCGCAACCAGGGCGAAGTGAAAAAATCACGGATACTCCTGCAACAAACGGAGCTGTCGTACGATGCGCTGAAAAAACAGGTGGAAACGGAAGTGGCTACCAGCTACCGCACTTACCAGGTGAATGCCGGCACGGTGGAGAAATACCATGGCATCCTCAGCAAGGCGGAACAGGTGCTTACGGCGGTACGTTATTCGTATACCCGTGGAGGTACTACCATTATCGATTTCCTGGATGCCCAGCGTACCTGGTTCGATACACAGAAAATGTACAATGAAGCGCTATACAATTATCGTAAAAGTTACCTGCAACTGTTAACGGTAACAGGATTAATCAATCAACTATAA
- a CDS encoding efflux RND transporter periplasmic adaptor subunit translates to MKLRHISLLCLTVISLLMACKSHQQEKKNTGTSGKLTVSDSGRVIVFPNDTLTLHFFKTETAGRSDLSGELTAPARVVATVVKSNPNVPQNIVLFDNPELTANYTEMLQHIINIRQKNGIILQKQAIARQKQIEVDRAQDLLNHGAGTGKDVSDAKTDLITAQTDVAVAQTELANEKTSIIEHESRLKLAGFDPDALINATPGKIWIICDIPENQVTKVKEGSSCQLRFTSFPATPYTGKVEDVGEVVDNVTRMVKLRIGLFDSRQQLKAGMYATVRFGVNEGESISVPRSAVVTVQGNNYVFIRQNENTFIRQEVQTGAQVNGRMVVYSGLQPGEQVVTDGTMQLKGISFGY, encoded by the coding sequence ATGAAGCTACGCCATATATCCCTCTTGTGTCTGACGGTAATATCGCTGCTGATGGCCTGTAAAAGCCATCAGCAGGAAAAAAAGAATACCGGTACGTCAGGAAAACTAACTGTCAGCGACAGCGGCAGGGTGATCGTTTTTCCGAATGATACACTTACCCTGCATTTTTTTAAAACTGAAACTGCCGGCAGAAGCGACCTTTCCGGCGAACTCACCGCGCCGGCAAGGGTAGTGGCCACTGTGGTGAAGTCAAACCCTAACGTACCTCAGAATATCGTTCTGTTTGATAACCCTGAACTGACGGCGAATTACACCGAAATGCTGCAGCATATCATTAACATCAGGCAAAAGAATGGTATCATTTTGCAGAAACAGGCCATTGCTAGGCAGAAACAGATAGAGGTAGACAGGGCACAGGACCTGCTCAATCACGGCGCAGGTACCGGGAAAGATGTATCCGATGCCAAAACAGACCTCATCACCGCTCAGACGGATGTTGCGGTTGCGCAAACGGAGCTCGCCAATGAAAAAACAAGTATCATAGAACATGAGTCCCGCCTGAAGCTGGCCGGTTTCGACCCCGATGCGCTCATCAACGCAACACCGGGAAAGATCTGGATTATCTGCGATATCCCTGAGAATCAGGTGACCAAAGTGAAAGAAGGCAGCAGCTGTCAGCTCCGGTTTACTTCCTTCCCGGCCACACCCTATACCGGCAAGGTAGAAGACGTTGGCGAAGTGGTAGATAACGTAACCAGAATGGTAAAACTACGTATAGGCCTCTTCGATAGTCGCCAGCAACTGAAAGCAGGCATGTATGCTACTGTCAGGTTTGGGGTGAATGAAGGTGAAAGCATCTCTGTGCCACGTTCCGCCGTGGTAACCGTACAAGGCAACAACTATGTATTCATCCGGCAAAATGAAAATACCTTCATCCGGCAGGAAGTGCAGACGGGCGCTCAGGTAAATGGCAGAATGGTGGTGTACAGCGGCCTTCAGCCCGGAGAACAGGTGGTAACCGATGGTACCATGCAATTAAAAGGAATCTCTTTTGGCTATTAA
- a CDS encoding DUF190 domain-containing protein has translation MLQAQIFIDRDDLFQGQPLYDFIMKLLLQNNVKGATAYRGVMGFGKNQQLKRPNEIFSFDDPPLMITFIDENNIVQDVLRKLRATYSGGLIITHPVDIFDA, from the coding sequence ATGCTTCAGGCACAGATATTTATAGACAGAGACGACCTCTTCCAGGGGCAGCCCCTATATGATTTTATTATGAAGCTCCTGTTACAGAATAATGTAAAAGGAGCTACTGCCTACAGAGGCGTTATGGGCTTCGGCAAGAATCAACAACTGAAACGGCCCAACGAAATATTTTCTTTCGATGATCCTCCACTGATGATCACCTTCATTGATGAAAACAATATAGTACAGGACGTACTGCGCAAACTGAGGGCCACCTATAGCGGAGGCCTCATCATTACTCATCCGGTAGACATATTCGACGCATGA
- a CDS encoding efflux RND transporter permease subunit produces MIRNLLIFSLRHRWVVIVAAAVLSVLGYWCFTQLKIEAYPDIADTNVIVVAPYDGRAAEEVEQQVTIPIERALNNVPRVLDRRSRTIFGLSVVQLTFQDGTDDYFARQQVMERLASLDLPQGVSAELAPLTTAVGEIYRYVVEAPPSFSPMQLRDLQDWVIRPAILQVPGIADVTTFGGSLKQFHILTSPDKLRKYNLTLQDIIDAVGKNNLNTGGNVIDRGGQGFAVRGLGAVKSEKDIQDIVLTAVNGVPVYIRDVATVEIAPPPPSGVLGYAVPDEGIDKIGSPEGIILLRRGENPSVVLKALKAKMDEVAATELPEGVKLRVLYDRSFLIDHSLETVSHTLFMGVSIVVIVLVFFLGSIRSALVVTATIPFSLLFAFILMRLTGIPANLLSLGAIDFGIIVDGACVMAEHLIRKYRNATPEEKHTGIVGLTLAAAQEVGREIFFSVTIIILAYTPILLMTRVEGKLFSPMALTLAFAVIGAMLCALTLIPVLISYAYRKALSEDKPMKAHKNIILDWLEARYNKSLNFFLRYSRQTVIVGAVAIVGLITLGGALGTEFLPELDEGSIFMRAFLPAGVTIQENAKIAPVIRQVIAKYPPVKYVITQTGRNDDGTDPFPTNRTEILVGLKDYKLWSDTITKKELVNRIQHDLERSLPGASFNSGQPIIDQVMEIVTGSAADLAISVVGDDLEMMRHKADSIALIVKATRGSASVNIEQEGTQAQLAIKINRENSARFGINVSDIQSMIEAAIGGKPISTLYDGTKKYDVIIRYLPEYRNTVEAIRNLQVTSSTGALIPMSELADIQFIDGQTNIYRIDGKRMVTVRTNVRGRDQGSFVKELQEKIGEQIKVPKGYSIIYGGQYENLERAGKQLSLTIPLTIVIVFVFLFMLFKSMKHTFVTMSCILVALAGGIVALFLRGYHFNVSAGVGFVSIFGISVMAGVLLVSALNRELYRARLTLRATVQKVSVDQFKAIMMMLMVAIIGLVPAAISTGIGSDVQRPLATVIIGGLTFTLLFTPVIIPPLYYWVEKRTKPTELPE; encoded by the coding sequence ATGATCCGTAACCTCCTCATATTTTCCCTGCGCCACCGCTGGGTGGTCATCGTAGCGGCTGCTGTACTGTCGGTGCTGGGGTACTGGTGCTTCACGCAACTGAAAATAGAAGCCTATCCCGATATCGCGGATACCAACGTGATCGTGGTAGCGCCCTATGATGGCCGCGCTGCCGAAGAAGTAGAACAGCAGGTGACCATCCCCATTGAAAGGGCACTCAATAACGTACCCCGTGTGCTCGACAGAAGAAGCCGTACCATCTTTGGCCTGTCTGTTGTGCAGCTCACCTTTCAGGATGGTACCGATGATTATTTTGCGCGTCAGCAGGTCATGGAGCGACTCGCTTCCCTGGACCTTCCCCAGGGCGTCAGTGCTGAACTGGCGCCGCTCACCACTGCAGTAGGGGAGATCTATCGCTATGTGGTAGAAGCCCCGCCCAGCTTCAGTCCTATGCAGCTGCGGGATCTCCAGGACTGGGTGATCCGCCCTGCTATACTACAGGTGCCGGGTATTGCAGATGTGACCACTTTCGGGGGCTCACTCAAACAATTTCATATCCTCACTTCGCCTGATAAACTACGTAAATACAATCTCACACTGCAGGATATCATCGATGCAGTCGGTAAAAACAACCTGAATACAGGAGGAAACGTGATCGATCGCGGCGGACAAGGATTTGCTGTCCGCGGACTCGGTGCCGTGAAGTCTGAAAAGGATATCCAGGATATCGTACTTACTGCAGTAAACGGTGTACCGGTTTATATACGCGATGTTGCCACAGTAGAGATAGCACCACCGCCGCCATCGGGCGTGTTGGGCTACGCGGTGCCGGATGAAGGCATTGATAAAATCGGTTCTCCCGAAGGTATTATCCTGCTGAGAAGAGGAGAAAATCCAAGCGTGGTGCTGAAAGCGCTGAAAGCCAAAATGGATGAAGTAGCTGCCACGGAGCTGCCGGAAGGTGTGAAGTTGCGGGTGCTCTACGATCGTAGTTTCCTGATCGACCACTCCCTGGAAACGGTATCGCATACACTCTTTATGGGCGTTAGCATTGTGGTGATCGTGCTGGTATTTTTCCTGGGAAGCATCCGCTCGGCATTAGTGGTAACTGCCACTATTCCGTTTTCCCTGTTGTTCGCTTTTATTTTAATGAGATTGACCGGTATTCCCGCCAACCTGCTCTCCCTGGGCGCCATCGACTTCGGTATCATTGTAGACGGTGCCTGTGTGATGGCGGAACACCTGATTCGCAAGTACCGGAATGCCACTCCGGAAGAGAAACATACCGGTATTGTGGGCTTAACATTAGCTGCTGCGCAGGAGGTAGGCAGAGAGATATTTTTCTCGGTAACCATCATTATCCTGGCATATACGCCAATTTTGCTGATGACAAGGGTGGAAGGGAAGCTGTTCTCTCCCATGGCGCTCACACTGGCCTTTGCCGTAATCGGGGCCATGCTGTGCGCACTGACTTTAATACCGGTACTGATTTCATATGCTTACAGAAAGGCATTGTCGGAAGATAAGCCCATGAAAGCACATAAGAATATTATTCTCGACTGGCTCGAGGCCAGGTATAATAAGTCGCTGAACTTTTTCCTGCGTTATTCCCGCCAGACAGTGATCGTTGGCGCCGTAGCCATCGTCGGACTCATCACGCTGGGAGGCGCGCTGGGAACAGAATTCCTGCCTGAGCTGGACGAAGGCTCTATCTTTATGCGTGCATTTCTGCCGGCAGGCGTAACTATTCAGGAAAATGCCAAAATAGCACCGGTCATCCGACAAGTCATTGCTAAATATCCGCCGGTAAAATATGTGATCACACAAACAGGAAGAAATGATGATGGTACAGACCCATTTCCGACCAACAGAACGGAGATACTGGTAGGACTGAAAGACTATAAGCTGTGGAGTGACACCATTACCAAAAAAGAGCTCGTAAACCGTATACAGCACGACCTGGAGCGTTCCCTGCCGGGAGCATCCTTTAACTCCGGTCAGCCTATCATTGACCAGGTGATGGAAATCGTAACCGGAAGTGCTGCTGATCTGGCTATTTCAGTGGTGGGTGATGATCTGGAAATGATGCGACATAAAGCAGATAGTATCGCATTGATCGTAAAGGCGACCCGTGGATCGGCTTCGGTAAACATAGAACAGGAGGGAACGCAGGCGCAGCTGGCCATCAAAATCAACCGGGAGAATTCCGCCAGGTTCGGTATCAATGTGAGTGATATTCAATCCATGATAGAAGCCGCCATCGGCGGAAAGCCCATCAGCACCTTGTACGACGGTACTAAAAAATATGATGTCATTATCCGTTACCTGCCGGAATACCGTAATACGGTAGAGGCTATACGAAATTTGCAGGTAACCTCTTCTACCGGTGCATTGATACCGATGTCGGAGCTGGCAGATATACAATTTATTGACGGACAAACGAATATTTACCGCATAGATGGCAAGCGCATGGTGACGGTGCGTACCAATGTACGCGGCCGCGACCAGGGCTCGTTTGTGAAAGAACTACAGGAAAAGATCGGTGAGCAGATCAAGGTGCCAAAAGGGTACAGTATCATTTACGGCGGACAATATGAAAACCTGGAGCGTGCCGGAAAGCAGCTCTCGCTCACTATTCCGCTGACGATCGTGATTGTGTTTGTGTTCCTGTTTATGCTCTTCAAGAGTATGAAGCATACATTTGTAACGATGAGTTGCATACTGGTAGCACTGGCCGGTGGTATCGTGGCGTTGTTCCTGCGTGGGTACCATTTCAATGTGTCCGCAGGGGTGGGCTTTGTGTCTATCTTCGGTATATCTGTAATGGCGGGCGTGTTGCTGGTGTCGGCATTAAACAGGGAGTTGTACCGTGCACGGCTTACCTTGCGGGCTACCGTACAAAAAGTATCGGTGGACCAGTTTAAAGCCATTATGATGATGCTGATGGTGGCCATCATCGGCCTGGTGCCGGCAGCAATCAGTACGGGTATCGGCTCCGATGTGCAAAGGCCGCTGGCGACGGTGATCATCGGCGGACTTACCTTCACACTGCTGTTTACACCGGTTATTATTCCCCCATTATATTATTGGGTAGAGAAACGTACAAAACCGACGGAGCTTCCTGAATAA
- a CDS encoding SRPBCC family protein codes for MWTRSYTVTSSAITKEQLWHLYADVNSWPTWDDGLEATTLNGPFEAGNYFMLKPKGGPKVKVLLSEVKPYQRFTDITLFPLAKMYDEHIFEETPEGLRITNRLTVKGLLGFLWVKLVAKQLADSLPEDMNRKIAAASKL; via the coding sequence ATGTGGACCCGTTCTTATACCGTTACATCTTCCGCTATTACCAAAGAGCAATTATGGCATTTATATGCAGATGTAAACAGCTGGCCAACCTGGGATGATGGCCTGGAGGCGACAACCCTGAATGGTCCTTTCGAAGCCGGGAATTATTTCATGCTAAAGCCTAAAGGCGGCCCTAAGGTAAAAGTCTTGTTGTCGGAGGTGAAGCCCTATCAGCGTTTTACGGATATTACACTTTTTCCGCTGGCGAAAATGTACGATGAGCATATCTTTGAAGAAACACCGGAAGGTTTACGTATCACCAATCGTCTTACGGTAAAGGGCTTACTGGGATTTCTATGGGTAAAGCTGGTGGCTAAACAACTGGCCGACAGTTTACCGGAAGATATGAACCGGAAGATTGCGGCTGCATCAAAATTATAA
- a CDS encoding MarR family winged helix-turn-helix transcriptional regulator: MAKNNDNTFSVAQAGDSSGFLLWQVTSLWQRGIRKALEPYDLTHSQFVILASIHWLTLQAQDVTQVVLSGHTKIDVMTTSTVLRTLQQKNLVIRTEHPTDTRAKIVKLTDAGKHLVKLAVVKVEQFDHEFFAVLGNKGAGFNKQLHALLASDNV, encoded by the coding sequence ATGGCAAAAAACAATGACAATACTTTTAGCGTAGCACAAGCTGGCGACAGTTCCGGCTTTCTGCTATGGCAGGTAACCAGCTTGTGGCAGCGGGGCATCAGAAAGGCGCTGGAGCCTTACGACCTCACGCATTCCCAGTTTGTAATCCTGGCCAGTATTCACTGGCTTACCTTACAGGCGCAAGATGTAACGCAGGTCGTGCTTTCCGGCCATACAAAAATCGACGTCATGACTACCTCCACGGTGCTGCGTACACTGCAGCAGAAAAACCTGGTGATAAGAACAGAACATCCTACTGATACCAGGGCTAAAATAGTAAAGCTCACAGATGCAGGAAAGCACCTGGTAAAACTCGCTGTAGTAAAGGTAGAGCAGTTCGATCATGAATTTTTTGCGGTACTGGGCAACAAGGGTGCAGGCTTTAATAAGCAACTGCATGCATTGCTTGCGTCCGATAACGTGTAG
- a CDS encoding Gfo/Idh/MocA family protein — protein MKTRRDFIQQVALTAAAVPLLRLPAIAHPLREESQLRVAFMGLGGYANRVADAMKDCTKARITGAISGTPSKLSDWQQRFNIPAANCYNYENFDKIKDNPDIDVVYVTTPNGLHHSQVLRIAAAGKHVICEKPMALNAREGQEMVDACKKAGVQLLIGYRMHFEPKTLAINNMRNSGVFGKVKFFQGQCGFTIGDPTQWRLNKELAGGGSIMDIGIYAINGSRYMTGEDPIWVTAQEVKTDPVKFKPGVDETIMFEMGFPSGAVASCLSTYSMNYLDRFYLIGEKGFAELQPSTGYGPIKGRTHLGELTQPHKTHQTVQMDEMADIILRGKKPVIPVNGEEGVKDLKIIDAIYAAVKSGKKETLHLG, from the coding sequence ATGAAAACTCGCCGTGATTTTATCCAGCAGGTGGCACTCACCGCTGCTGCCGTACCGTTGTTGCGTTTGCCGGCTATCGCCCACCCCTTACGTGAAGAGTCGCAGCTGCGCGTTGCATTCATGGGCCTGGGTGGTTATGCCAACAGGGTGGCGGATGCGATGAAGGATTGCACAAAAGCCCGTATCACCGGAGCTATCAGCGGAACTCCCTCCAAACTCAGCGACTGGCAACAGCGCTTTAATATTCCTGCCGCCAACTGTTACAATTACGAAAATTTCGATAAGATAAAAGATAACCCCGATATCGATGTGGTATATGTGACCACGCCTAACGGCCTGCATCATAGCCAGGTTTTACGTATAGCCGCTGCCGGTAAACATGTGATCTGTGAAAAGCCCATGGCACTCAATGCCCGCGAAGGACAGGAAATGGTGGATGCCTGCAAAAAGGCCGGGGTACAGCTGCTCATCGGTTATCGGATGCATTTCGAGCCGAAAACTTTAGCCATCAATAATATGCGCAACAGTGGTGTGTTCGGTAAAGTGAAATTTTTCCAGGGGCAATGTGGTTTTACGATCGGCGATCCTACACAGTGGCGACTCAATAAAGAGCTTGCTGGTGGCGGTTCTATCATGGATATTGGCATCTATGCTATTAACGGCAGTCGCTATATGACCGGTGAAGATCCTATATGGGTAACTGCACAGGAGGTGAAAACTGATCCGGTGAAATTCAAGCCTGGCGTAGATGAAACCATTATGTTCGAGATGGGCTTCCCCAGTGGTGCCGTGGCTTCCTGTCTTTCTACCTATAGCATGAACTACCTGGACCGCTTTTATCTGATAGGAGAAAAAGGCTTTGCTGAGTTGCAGCCTTCTACGGGCTATGGCCCCATTAAAGGCCGTACCCATCTGGGTGAACTGACACAGCCACATAAAACCCATCAGACTGTTCAAATGGACGAAATGGCGGATATCATCCTACGTGGTAAAAAGCCCGTAATACCCGTCAATGGCGAAGAAGGGGTGAAAGACCTGAAAATTATTGATGCTATTTATGCCGCCGTTAAGTCAGGTAAGAAAGAAACACTGCATTTAGGCTGA
- a CDS encoding MBL fold metallo-hydrolase produces MRLTITGYSTALFATWYLIEELGVLFDAGDGLTSVLLQKSRKINHVFISHADRDHLTGLLQLNQLNARDGWPVIYYPRDSSSFPAMEAFLKRFDAHTAGIRWQPVGPGDEIWLNDHLVVVPVRNEHVTTEERIIRSLSYKVMEVKQKVKPEIAALPPEEIRSIIMARGKANTTIEVRNTILGYSGDTPVIDLQRWDNTDILIHEATFLGSEDDIKVVPYKNKHSRLEEVLAMVSTMNVKQLILGHFSSRYSAEQIDDAICEGCKKYNIDIPVHRILPGATAWNILHALPVNAACLT; encoded by the coding sequence ATGAGACTTACAATTACAGGATACTCTACCGCACTGTTCGCCACCTGGTACCTGATCGAGGAATTGGGCGTCCTGTTCGACGCCGGCGACGGACTCACCTCTGTTCTCCTGCAGAAGAGTCGTAAAATTAATCATGTATTTATCTCCCATGCCGACAGAGATCATCTCACCGGCTTACTACAGCTCAATCAGCTCAATGCCCGTGATGGCTGGCCTGTGATTTATTATCCACGGGATAGTAGTTCCTTCCCGGCGATGGAAGCATTTCTGAAACGGTTTGATGCACATACCGCCGGCATCCGCTGGCAGCCGGTAGGCCCCGGTGATGAAATCTGGCTCAACGACCACCTGGTAGTGGTGCCCGTTCGTAACGAACACGTCACTACGGAGGAACGGATTATCCGCAGTCTCAGCTATAAGGTGATGGAAGTAAAACAAAAAGTAAAACCGGAAATTGCCGCCCTGCCGCCGGAAGAAATCCGCAGCATTATCATGGCCAGGGGAAAAGCAAATACCACCATAGAAGTGAGGAATACCATCCTGGGATATTCCGGTGATACACCTGTTATTGACCTCCAGCGCTGGGATAATACAGATATCCTTATACATGAGGCCACTTTCCTGGGGAGTGAAGATGATATCAAGGTAGTGCCTTATAAAAACAAGCATTCCCGCCTCGAAGAAGTGCTGGCTATGGTCAGCACGATGAATGTAAAGCAATTGATCCTGGGGCATTTCTCCAGCCGCTATAGTGCCGAACAAATCGATGATGCCATCTGCGAAGGCTGTAAAAAATATAATATCGATATCCCCGTACACCGTATACTACCTGGCGCTACCGCCTGGAATATCCTGCATGCCTTGCCCGTTAATGCCGCCTGCCTGACCTAG